The nucleotide window TCTGTCagaatggtgataggtgtattGGTTTTCTCTTCTTTTAAAATCAGATCTGGATGTTTATGCATTCCCAGCAGGTATTCCAAGAAACCCTCTGGAATGCTGTGGGCCAACAGAACTGTACAGGGGGCAAGGCGAGGGCCATTATTGTATTACTACTGACTGGAGGAGTGTGCAGTGTGGAGTACTGTTCTGAGTCATCAAACTTTATACACTTTTTTAATCACAATTGTTAGAGCTGTTGCATTAGTGTGAAATTAATGTGAAACACATAACCGTTTGCATTGTTTATTATATTGGAATACTTTTGATGTTGGTAGTAACTACAAAAATTACAGGAGGCTGTCTGAATGTCAGAGGACTATGGCAAAGTCACGAGGTCTTATGAATGTGATCTTTTTATAGCAACAACATGAGGCACCAAGTTCATTTTTACCTTCGATCTTTGCTCTGCACTGATATTATTTATGAGAAGCTGTAAATTAGAGGACCTTGCTGCTAATGTCACCACAACTTGCTCACAGTTCAAATTCCAAAACTGGACATCTGGGCAAGATGCCTTTAGATTCAACTGCTCTACAGGAACCAATGGAAATACTGATACAACATTCCTCACTTTGGACTGTATATACTGATCCCGGTTTCGATGTTGATATGAGtaggttttttgggggggggttttgACCAGAGGAAGTTGAGACAGGCCGGGCAGTGgcgtttttgtgtttatgtgtgtgtttagcagaaTGGGACCATGCTGCATCTAGAGCGTGGTCCTTTTGTGCTCAGGGCCTGGCGGTGGGGAGAGCGCACGCTCACTTTCTAGCTCTTTCAGTGGGTAACGACAGGATGCAAACATGCCCACCATTCTTTTATTGTGCTTTTCGCAGACAGTGAGAGATTAACAGCTCACACCTCTGCTCTCTTCCAGGCGCCAAGAGACTAACAGGAGACTGAAAAATGTAAGTACCTGTGCTGCTTAATATTTGTGTCTGAGCTGTGGTTTGATAGgcagacctgttttttttttaactgagcaCTACCTGTGCACTATAGAGGTTCATGTGAAACCCCCTACCCCCACCACCCAGCATTTCTTTCATTCCAACCTTCAGCACTTCCAATCTGCTGCATGCATGACTAGGTTGCTTGCGGTCACCTGATTGAAATTAAGCAAGAGTTGGAATGGAAACATTCAGTCCGGGGGGTCTCCCAGGAACAAGGGAAGTTGTTGTGAAGTGACTGATAAGGTATACATTGTTTAAAGTTGGATGAGTTAGAAGGTAATTTCTTTTTACCAAAGACATATCATTTAACCCCAAACAGCAGAACTAATGTAGGACCAAGCGGATAGTATTGTGGAGATTTAGCCTTGAAAATGAATTTCgattttgtcacatttttcaaTGGTGCATTTGTATACCTATACTGGAGACTTTAAGCTGGTACAGGACCGCAAAGAAATCATTATCAAATGTTTTTCTAAAGTAGCTCTCACCTAATTAATTCATGTGCAAATAATCAAAATTGAAATCCTATTTTGCTAAGGTACCATAGACGAAAAGAATGACAAGACTAACATTTACTTGCCTCAAGCTTTGCAACTGGAGGACATAAATCAGACACAAACCGACATTTCACTAGCTTGTATTTTTGCAAGTTTGAATCAtagatctattttttttttcttgcaggttTTAATAACCCTCTTCTGGCTTGGTAAAAAAGCACAGATCGACCCTGTATATGATGGACCATACCTAAGCCCAAGGGCTTTTGAAGGATTATTGGGTGTAACACTTACTGAAGTAAGTAGCATCACAATAATGGTTAAACCGCGCAGCATATTAACATTTCTGCTTTATCTCTGTATACAGGTTAGGTGTATAATCCTTTGTAAAATTAGCAAACTTGGCATGTCAATCCTCTCTGGTATTTGAATTATGCTTTATGTGACCTCAGACAACCACAGGTCATTAAGAATAAGTCATAAGCCCTTCATTCATATGAGTATTTTTATCACAATTGGTCTCCGTATTTCAGTCTGGTTTGTGGTTGAAAACACAAACCAGTATTTATTCACCTGTGACAAACCAGTAGGCTTCTGGTCCTTTATAGTCTAGTGTAGACTGAGGGCGTGGGGTGAGTGTAAACCCCATCCTGTCACTACATCACAAAGTCCCATCTCCTCTCTTGCTTCTCAGTTTCCCATCAATTGTTCATGGGGCCGTCTgcagacatcacaaacacaatCTCTGTTGTAGTCATCTctagaccacgcccactacaaaaccaaacatgcagatagattcaATAATTCTGACTGGTGAACTAGTGACTTCTGATATTCACAGAATTTTTCAATGTTCTATGTCTCATATAGCACCTCAAAAATATTCCCAAAAAATCTAGTCCCGTGcatatatttttgacaagatATCAGATGACAACTCGTGTTTTACTGGAATTTGTCctttgtgggtgtgtgagatttgtgCAGAGGAGCTGAGTGTGTGAGTCCAGTATGCCTCCGTCTGCACGGTGTCCATCTAACACACACGCTCTATGTTCCCCGCAGGCGTTAGAGTTGTCTGCATCTCTTAGGGGCAGCATAAGAGACAGTGGCTTTGCCGACGGCTGGtacacagacagagaaaacgTTTGCACGGCTACGCGACACAGGAGAGAGGACTCGCTGGACAGCCTAGACTCGGTGGGGTCCAGGTCTCACAGCACATCTTCAGAAAACACACTTAAAGGCAGTAGCGAAGGTGAGTTAACAattctttatttactttttccaCACTTCGTACAAGTATGGAAAAACTCACTTTAAGAATTCTGCTATTTTTTGTATAACCTGTATACATTGTATACCATAATGTACTTCAAAATCATGAGTTTCTGTAATGTCACGAAAGGTCTTCAATGTTCAAAACGAATGTGTTGTGCCCCCTAGTGGACTGACAATTAAACTGTTCACTGATGACACCAGTGAAGGCAATTAATGTGCCTCTCTGTCTGCTCCTGCTAACAGTGGTTTCATTGATCCACTCAGCATTGCTGTCATACAGTATATACCCTGAGAACCAGCACCATGAGCACAACATAATACGCcctgtataaaaatatacagaatgccttattgtgtgttttaacaGCGCAATCAAATTCATTTGAAATCTTCTGATGCTGGTTCAAACGGAGCCCCAGTGGCTCAAATTTAATGGAGAAGTAAAAAACAGAAAGCGACTTGTGAATTGTCCACAGGCCATCTCACAGTGTGACCACCACAGTGAGACATTCCTGGGAGCATTACACCGCACTGCAATTTAGACTATTTCCTATCCCTCTGTCAATCTGTTGCTGTTCACTTTACAGTGTTTATATGTTCTTCTTTTTggataaaaaaatcacttctgTAATGCACTTTTTCACTTAGGCTTTGAGAGTGATTTAGAAGCCGATTTTGGCATCAAGATGACGGACAGCAAAGACATCAGCTATCGTCGGTCTCTCGTAATCACGCCCAAGGCCACGGCCCAGTTCAACCAGTTTCTTCCCAGCAAAGACAAGCAGGCGGGGTACATACCAGCTCCGCTGAGAAAGAAGCGCGCCGAGCGCCAAGATGATGTCAGAACAGAACAGGCCAGCACCTTCTCCAGGTAATGCAGTCCTACATAACTGTCAGAACTGTCGTGATTATGGGTATTTTAACTCTTCTTTAGTGAAAAGTTTCACTGTATGTAACCATATCATTGGTCATCCAAGTCATTGGATGCCATTATTCATAGCTTGCTTCTAGGTGGATTAGTTTCTTTCTCACTGGAAGGAAACTAAGGCTCCGTACTCACTGTCATGCTAGTTCCGCTCTTTTTGAATTCTGAAGTCAGAGCTGTGTGACATGCCCAAGAGTGAGTCACCCATCCCTTCTTGCTTTCTGTGAATGTTATGCATTTCTGACTACCGATCTTAGCAACAACAGATTAGAAGTCACCCCCTCTCCCAGCAGTGGGCGGTATTCGCAGAATTCCCTCACGGACGTGCACCTGCAGTGGGCATGCGATTACGAGAGCGGCAGCGACTCGGAAACCGAGAGACCAGACCCTGACCTGGTGCTGGATGACCTGGCCAGCCGCAGGTTCCACAGTCCCTCCCCTGTTCCACCGACCAACTTTGCCGTGCCCATGAGCCCGCTggaggccacaactgccccacgCGCCACCTGGTCACAGGTCACAGCACCTAACATACAGCGGCAGACCCTGAGATATCTCAGGTCAGCGACCTGCTGGGCCGAAAGCTTCTGTTTGCCTTTCTGTTGCTGTGGAGAGTCTCCCATCATGGTTCATACCAAACTCTAACTCACATGCTACCGCTAACATTTTTTCCAATTTTCCTTTATTTGTTTGcctgagtgttttttttcatttggttCATTGTGGATACTGGAATGGTAaagtttattgcatttttttcattgtttgggAAATGCAGTTTGCTTTGGTCCATTTGGTTTGCCTTTTTGTGCTTGAGCATGAACAGCAGGATACTATTTACTATGGTTAGTGATTTGATGTGGTTGACAAGGCCGTGGCACTCATTTGATTGGCTGTCTCTTGAGCAGCAGTGCGCCGCAGTCTCCCGAACGGGCCCTTGTGGAGCCTGCTTCCAGGAGACCCGCCTCAGCTGAGGTCTTATTCTATGACGACTCGGAGGATGACGATGATGAGGTGGGCTATGCTGATCCCGTCCAGGACGATCTGTATACACGCAAGGTGGGCATGGCTCTGCAGCCCACTAATATGGCCTATGACAAGTTCCTGCCCAAGTACTGGACTCCGGAGGAAGAGGCACATGTGCAGAAGATCAAACTTGGATCCCAACGCCGGCCTTGGTATCGCAAGATCCAAGGCTTCAGGTCTGTTTAGCACAGACAAGCCACAAAACGTTCCTCACTCTATAGCACTCTGTAAATATAGGATAGCCTGACTGAAACAGCCATTTATTTAGCAAATAACACCTTGTTCACCACAAGCTATACCTATAATTCTCCTACTGTCTATTACACTCCAACTTGTGGTTATGCATTCAGTTCTTATGTCACATTCTTACTTCATCGGGGCTCCAGACTGCAACTAATTTCAGTTTGTTCAACTGAGACTGCTTCTTTCATATACATATTACTGGCTTCAATAAAAAATtcagattaaaatatatatcaaatataaaGTCTCAAGTCATTGTCAGTCTTGGCAAGTTACAGCTTTCCATGGCATTTATTTTTGAAACAACAATTCATTGTGACCAAATGAGAAAGCTAGTAGCACCAGTTTTACCAGTGGAACAGTTAGTCTGGAGTCCTGTCTTTTGTGTTAGCAGCGGGATTTAATTTTTCTCCCATCTTCATGGTTTCTGTTTTCTGACCCCTCttattctctcttttcttcctcctggTCTCTCCGCTGCCTTCCTCCCTTCTGCAACCCACCTTCTGTGGCAGTAGCTGTAAGAAGGCAGGCTCCAACAACAACGACTCAGCCCGCAACGTCAATCCCTGGCTTACGTCTCCCTCACCTGCGTACTTTCCGTCTGCCACCGCCCGCGTTCGCCAACACCCGCCTACTCCTTCTGCGGCCCAAAGGTCCTTACCACAGCCCAGCACGCAGTAGAGCTGGGACTCGACAGCAGCTCTCTCCTCTGAAACTAAACTTTGTTCCAGCCGAACTAACATCCCCTAACATGCATTGCTGATGAAAATGACTGATAATGATCCACTTTTAACTAATACAATATCCCAATATCGTATTAGGATAGGCTAAGGGATTGGGATGGACTAAAGAGTGATGTTtgagtttttttcccccgttgTTTACTGCTTCATCTCCTGTTCTGTGTCTCTCTGATTCACCTGCATGCCCTTACAATCCTTCTCTGCTCTTCTTTCCCCTTGCTTACCTGCAGTCCTCCTcgcacacagccacacactctCCCACAGCCCGGCGCAGCGCCCTTATTAGTCTGCGCCCCGGATGCCTTTCCCCGGCCTGACCCGTCCTCGGGGCCCAAACTCTTTAAGTGCGAGAAGCACCGCCTCTTTGGCCGTCCCCATGACCCGTATGATGATGCTGCCGACGTTCTACCTGACCTGGAGAACGACGATATGTTCGCACGCCGTACGAATGCTTTCCATTCCACCGTAGACCTGCAGAAGTTGGATTATAGAGAGTACTCGGCCCCCTGGCACCGCTCTGAGCCCCAAATCACTATTGTCATTCAGCGTGGCAGCAAGGAATACCCTGACATAGAGAAGGATGACCTGGTCTACCGCAAGGCCAACCTCCAACAAGACCAGCGTCCCCTTTCCGGAGCCCCTGACATTTACAACGCTATCCCTGTCCCCACACCCTGGGAGCTGCCAGACAAACTACAGTCCAGGCTGCTGTGCACCCCATGCCCTCCCACCCAGGAAGCAGGAAATGAGCCTGTGCAGCATTGTGCCTCTGATAACATGCTGTGCAGGAAGCTTGGAGCAGCACACCTCCAGGCCTCAGGATCCCACTCTGGGTCAAAACAGAGCACCCTTAGCAGAGGTCCCACTGTGCCGTCATTGGTCAGCGAAGAGGACATTGCTAAGTGGCAGACCATCAGAGAGGCCAGTCAACTGAGATACAAGAAGAGGCTGATGGTGGAGAGGTTAGGCTTTTAGAGCATGCCGACGTGAACTCAGTCCTCTCGctcgttctgtgtgtgtgtgtgtgtgtgtgtgtgtgtgtgtgtgtgtgtgtgtgtgtgtgtgtgtgtgtgtgtgtgtacagatatGCAAATAAGGCTGGAGTTTTCACTGCATGGCATATGAATGACATGGTTGGAGATTTGAGTCAATTTCTTCCTCAAAGAATGTTGTGACAATTTTCTTTTCCTCACATGGTGTAATGACTGAGTTGGAAGGAGGAActtgtaaagtgtgtgtaaagcagtacAAAATTGTGTTCTTAACCATCCAGCCACAGCATAGTTTTATAAATCATGAAAACAATGAGCTCAATTCTCTGTTCAGAATCGCTGCAGACTTATCTTTTGAAGGTGTTCAAACCACAAACCTTTCATAAGTGTTTTTGCAACTTAGCAACAGTATTAGTAACTATCAGTTAACAGTTCGTGAACAGTTCTGTAAATTCTGGCATTTAAGGATGCAATTGCAGTACAAAGGCATAGCCGGTTTGCAATCTCTAACATAATGCATCAGGCAATAGAACAGGAGAATGACTGAGGCCAATGTGATCTGGCATTTAAAGTCCTCTGGTTGGGTTCATGTTAGGCAGTGGCCCACCCCAAAAATCCTGAGCGCCACATTGATTCAGTGCTACAGATTTAAGAGTTTGTATAAAGCATTTACAAATTACTTTCTGATTTGTGCAGCTCAACCAAAGTCTTaagattattttacattttctcacAGTCTTAGGTTGTCTTTTGTGCTGGATATATGTagtataattatttctgacttttTCCTCCTCATAAATTTGTGTTTGCACTACTTTATTTGATGAAACAAAGCATGACAGCTGCTACATGACATTTGGCAAAACGCATGAATACAGTAATTTCAGACACAAAAGAGTTtgctcttcttttcctccttgagcctcaatttttattttgtgtgtgagttGCATTGTACTTTTTTGCTGAATAAAAGGAAAATGACTGACTGCTGCTATGTACTGCACTTGTCATGGATCTCTTTGATTATACGAAACCTCAGCCGTGCCCCCACAGAGCTCAAGACAGGTGACTTTGTGCTCCTTTCACTCCGGTGGGTTCACACCGAACTGAGGGGACGGGAGCATGGAGAATAGAAAGCTGTGGTAATATCTACAAATAGCTTAACAGTGAGACACATGCATGTACGAAGAGGTGATCCGCCTCTGCCCGAAATTCCACACGGTTGTATGATTGTGTACCCATGGTGACATCtgaatacacaaacacactttcttCCCAGCACAAGCGAAGTGGGTGCTTTTGACATTATTTGCTTTGGGCCTGGCAGTGAGatttttattagcattttacGCCACACTTGGCACTTTCCAGTGACATCATTCTACCTTTAGaccacataattttttttctacagctAACACTAGGCCGACTGGACATGATCTGGGACATGTTCTCACCCTTTGATTTTTGGAGCAATGCCTGGGTGTTACTTAAAACTCTGATGTGGACCAGTGTGGTCATGTTCTTTGCCTGTGCTACACTGATGCCCCACAGTGGATAATCTGCCCAAATGTGACTAggtgtttggtttgtgtttggttttCTTTGGTGTACCCTAGACTGTTGCAGCGGAGCTCTGATAGCGATGGGTGAGTTGACGTCTGGTCAGGAATCTGTTTGCTTGTTGACTCGTTTGCCCCCCtagccaccccccaccccaaccacCTCCACCCCTGCTTTTGTTGTTGATGTGTTGCGCACTCACACACTGCCCACTACATGCTGACCTTAGCATTGCTTCGCTTCGCTGTAGTGCAGAGCTTTTCACAGCAGAACATAATGAATTGAAGAAATGTGCAAACGGTGCTGGGTTATCAACCCAGACATTTTATCACCACAccgtgtgggtttgtgtgtatgtatcagAGTGAGCATTCAAAGCTGCCTGCGCACTTGCTCTGTGCATTTTTACCAGAGGTTGTCCATTTTTATAGGTGAGTGGTGTTATTGCAGTGATCctccaaagtttttttttttttgcacgctgATGTGTACCATGGCAGAGTTTGTTACACTAACTCTAATCTCTGATCTAATCTTGTGTTTAGTCTATCCTCTGGGATGAATTGTGAGTGTTGTGCATTCATGTATACCTTGACATCATGGTTCCAATATGATAATATGGTCCCATATTGTCATTTGAGACGTTTTCTGCACCCTTGGTGTATTTAACCTTGACTACTTATGACATTTCTCAGGAGTAAATCATTGAGCGACATCCTGACAGATGAAACACCCACTATGATGCAACAGGTGCGTTTTGAGGACCTGCAGAAGATGCGCACTATGATCAAGGAGAGTGAAGACAAGTGGCAGGATGTGAGTATTTCATTGCTGGGGTAACATGGGGGTCTTGCCAGATATCCTAGATTCAGAAACTGTATTTTGAAATTACAGATGTTTGATTTGATCATCATAAGCCAGAGTTGTTAATATCCTAGAAGAGTGACCAGCTATCATGCAAATTatatctacagggagtgcagaattattaggcaaatgagtattttgtccacatcatcctcttcatgcatgttgtcttactccaagctgtataggctcgaagcctactaccaattaagcatattaggtgatgtgcatctctgtaatgagaaggggtgtggtctaatgacatcaacaccctatatcaggtgtgcataattattaggcaacttcctttcctttggcaaaatgggtcaaaagaaggacttgacaggctcagtaaaaaagtaaaaaatagtgagatatcttgcagagggatgcagcactcttaaaattgcaaagcttctgaagcgtgatcatcgaacaatcaagcatttcattcaaaatagtcaacagggttgcaagaagcgtgtggaaaaaccaaggcgcaaaataaatgcccatgaactgagaaaagtcaagcgtgcagctgccaagatgccacttgacaccagtttggccatattttagagctgcaacatcactggagtgcccgaaagcacaaggtgtgcaatactcagagacatggccaaggtaagaaaggctgaaagacgaccaccaccgaacaagacacacaagctgaaacgtcaagactgggccaagaaatatctcaagactgatttttctaaggttttatggactgatgaaatgagagtgagtcttgatgggccagatggatgggcccgtggctggattggtaaagggcagagagctccagtccgcaaggtggaggtggagtactggtttgggctggtatcatgaaagatgagcttgtggggccttttcgggttgaggatggagtcaagctcaactcccagtcctactgccagtttctggaagacaccttcaagcagtggtaaaggaagaagtctgcatccttcaagaaaaacatgattttcatgcaggacaatgctccatcacacgcgtccaagtactccacagtgtggctggcaagaaagggtataaaagaagaaaaactaatgacatggcctccttgttcacctgatctgaaccccattgagaacctgtggtccatcatcaaatgtgagatttacaaggatggaaaacagtacacctctctgaacagtgtctgggaggctgtggttgctgctgcacacaatgttgatggtgaacagatcaaaacactgacagatggcaggcttttgagtgtccttgcaaagaaaggtggctatattggtcgctgatttgtttttgttttgtttttgaatgtcagaaatgtatatttgtgaatgtggagatgttatattggtttcactggtaaaaataaataattgaaatgggtatatatttgttttttgttaagttgcctaataattatgcacagtaatagtcacctgcacacacagatatccccctaaaatagctaaaaataaaaacaaactaaaaactacttccaaaaacattcagctttgatattaatgagtttttgggttcattgagaacatggttgttgttcaataataaaattattccacaaaaatacaacttgcctaataattctgcactccctgtaggtaGAGATATATAACGCCATTGGCTCATTTTCAAACATTATACAATAATGCAGTATTTTGTGGTctataataattacaatatggCTTTGcaaatgtatgtacatatgGAGTCAatgagagatatatatataaaattgccGCTTGCTTTTTGCCATATGATACAGGGATACAAGGTAATTGAATCCAAACTGAGCACATCTGCTCCTGTCTGTGTGAATGAAATGAACTGCTTTCTTGTTCTGCAGGTGCATCAGACAAAAAGCATCCTCCTTGATTACAGAGGAGATTAGgtgtttaatgttttaatcattGATATTTACATGAAttagcatctgccaaatgcttggGAATGTTCAAAAGGCGCTGAAAGTTTTCAGGGGCTTCTAAAGCAACATTTAGGTCACATACGGGCCCCAAATGCACAGGGGAACTGGGCCGGGTGGAGCCAAGAACACAACTAGGACACCTTCCTTTCGAATGTAGTCCTCCctctttcctccctccctctccctctccctcattCTCCCCTACATTTATTAGTTCTCTGCCCATTGCGTTCTCCGCTTTCCACCTGTCTGTGTGCCAGAGAGTGAGAGGAAGAGTGCAGGGTCTGGTAGGTGAGCTCTCGTTGTTTTTTACCACTGCAGGACCTCACCAAGTGGAAGAACCGGCGGAGGAGTGTGAACTCTGACATTGTGAAGAAGAAAGAGGAGCGAGAGCAGATTGAGCTCCTCACCAGCAGTGGCAGCCCCAGGAAATCCAAAACCTTTAAAGAGATGCAGGAGGAAAGGTAGAGCTGATTACAGAACCCTctgaaggttgtgtgtgtgtgtgtgtgtgtgtgtggtcatcactggaaatgtgaagaaaagaatgaaaaaggtCTGCTTTTGATAACTGAGGTTATGTTTTTATGGCTAGGTTAAATGTTTGTTATAGTTAATATGCCATATTGGCCCATCTAAAACCATCTACCAGCATTTTTTCCAgacatattttgagaaaaaaatgtctcatattcaggccattacagtaatatattctatttattatgATGGTCCTCTCTGACATGTCGAAGGATAAAATTATCAGTCTTGCATTTCTATTAGTCGCCTGTTTGTGCCAATTATTGATGCTGATTACCTGCATCGGTTCTGTTCACTGGGACACTTCAGGCAGGTTGACATGGCAACCCATATATTGCACCACTGATCAGTGGTTGTGCTCGAGAGACGATAGAGTGTGTAGTCAATGCCTCTTTTCAACGGTGCCAGTGCCCTGTTGATGGTGTAAAAGTGTAATCCAACACCCACCCTCTCACGTTCTGTCTGCAGAGAGATGCGTGAGCAGGGCATCAGCCGCAACCAGTCCACAGATGAGGACGTCTTTGATGAACCAGTGCCCAGACTTAGGAGGATTCCTCCACGCAGCCATACGATTGATAGCCTGTACACCGACCTTGACAAACCCGATTTTTCCTTTGTACCACTTAAGAGAGATGAGGACTACCTGGCACCAGATTGTAAGTCCTTTCCAACAACAGATCAAACCAGTCCAAACACAGAAACCAGCACCAGCTCCTCCACCGGAAGCAGAACCAGTCAGGATGAGGCGAACTGCAACAGTGGACCCACCAGCAGACACAGTTTCAACACCCCCAGCAAGCAGACCAACATTGTGGGACAGAGCAACACCTCTAAGCCAAAGGAGAACACCAGCACTGGCAAAATTGTCCCCGAACCCCTTCAGCCCATCAGCACACAGGCACCAGAGCCCTACTCCGGTTCTTTTTTCAAAGCAGGCACGGTGGACACAAAGCCCAGCGGGACTCAGGTTTCTTCCTACCTCCCCAGGAGCTACCAGAGATCAGATTCCGCTCGCATCACCTCCGTGGTTGCACCTCGGCCTTTCGGCGTTCAGTCCAACCGTATAGCCTCCCTGCCCAGGGCCTTCACTGTAAGTGTTTTGGTTTCTTTATCTTCTGCTACTGTTGTGTTACCTAGAAGGTTTCGACAGCTAATGTGTTAAGAAACAATAAGATCAAGCACTTCCTAAACTCTTTACAACTCATATGAATTATGAATCAGGCGGATTCATGTTCACTGATCttgaagtgcttgtgttttttagGTCCCATATTTCAAAGCACATGTTGTACAGAATCTGGAACATAGCGTTCTTTTTTATTACAAGCAAATGGCgcatttgttaaaaatgtatttttatttaagagCTGAAAAGTGAAGCATTTCACACAATTCTCATATACAAATGCACACCCTGGAAAGCCCCAGGATTCTTCAGCAGCTGTGATGTGACTCACATGGCTCTTTTGCTGCCTGCAGATGGATGAATCATACACCAAGCGCTTCAATGGAGAGGCAGAAAGCTCCAGGAAGCCTGCGGAGCCCAGTCGCTATGCCCCGTTCATGACAGAGGACGAGGCTCGCTCCCAGACCAGTtctgtgcaaagcagcaatgaGGACAGAGacgatgaggatgaggaggagactGCTGCAGTTGGCCAAACAGTAGACGCAGGCCCATCACCCGTCCCACTAGCCCGA belongs to Denticeps clupeoides chromosome 9, fDenClu1.1, whole genome shotgun sequence and includes:
- the lmo7a gene encoding LIM domain only protein 7 isoform X13; amino-acid sequence: MLLHSFRLRAEDMEGSSALSEAQRWIEAVTKKRFASGDFRVALEDGVLLCDLINGIKPGIIKRVNRLSTPIAGLDNVNVFLKACAKLGLKEAQLFHPGDLQDLSTRVIVKRQETNRRLKNVLITLFWLGKKAQIDPVYDGPYLSPRAFEGLLGVTLTEALELSASLRGSIRDSGFADGWYTDRENVCTATRHRREDSLDSLDSVGSRSHSTSSENTLKGSSEGFESDLEADFGIKMTDSKDISYRRSLVITPKATAQFNQFLPSKDKQAGYIPAPLRKKRAERQDDVRTEQASTFSSNNRLEVTPSPSSGRYSQNSLTDVHLQWACDYESGSDSETERPDPDLVLDDLASRRFHSPSPVPPTNFAVPMSPLEATTAPRATWSQVTAPNIQRQTLRYLSPPRTQPHTLPQPGAAPLLVCAPDAFPRPDPSSGPKLFKCEKHRLFGRPHDPYDDAADVLPDLENDDMFARRTNAFHSTVDLQKLDYREYSAPWHRSEPQITIVIQRGSKEYPDIEKDDLVYRKANLQQDQRPLSGAPDIYNAIPVPTPWELPDKLQSRLLCTPCPPTQEAGNEPVQHCASDNMLCRKLGAAHLQASGSHSGSKQSTLSRGPTVPSLVSEEDIAKWQTIREASQLRYKKRLMVERLLQRSSDSDGSKSLSDILTDETPTMMQQVRFEDLQKMRTMIKESEDKWQDDLTKWKNRRRSVNSDIVKKKEEREQIELLTSSGSPRKSKTFKEMQEEREMREQGISRNQSTDEDVFDEPVPRLRRIPPRSHTIDSLYTDLDKPDFSFVPLKRDEDYLAPDCKSFPTTDQTSPNTETSTSSSTGSRTSQDEANCNSGPTSRHSFNTPSKQTNIVGQSNTSKPKENTSTGKIVPEPLQPISTQAPEPYSGSFFKAGTVDTKPSGTQVSSYLPRSYQRSDSARITSVVAPRPFGVQSNRIASLPRAFTMDESYTKRFNGEAESSRKPAEPSRYAPFMTEDEARSQTSSVQSSNEDRDDEDEEETAAVGQTVDAGPSPVPLARVSPQPKAVTTPSPVGDKAQESYSDMRMILNQKPNRGYDFGFQANWDSTGAHVNVIQPGSSAELCHLQVGDEILSVNGHRVADMSYEQWKRCLEEAQKQGNLVMDIRRHGKNNWGRDLPSLPFKSHKTINLTSVDPLGGPDSCFSTNTVANSNSSSETTIKTLDVSNRNIRNQGSNGLNGGFSDELVPMRNKDSEPISLKNLKRRSEFFEQGGSESAISDLQVPSLSTSSNRWSWDPEEERRRQEKWQKEQERLLQEKYKRDQEKLDAEWQKAQQEAMKEGSPYHEEQEQKTLELDSRSISPLSPLSPTPFWDQQEQENEERRRKETEQRRQQEEEKRMKEEQQRLDKERRKREDEQHLQEEKRRKEEEARRLQKQKEEEEERRRLEREKEEELRRQEERDRLQQQDQWRVHSEVDSFSYTPVYSQLSFSHRAKSKSTPALDEAEKPEPKGLYGRQGGMVQYFLEEELKRKKNTQVRRQQAAVELEADRRQILNAMRYRNPERVVSSGLSEGSWSDDTQKKNQSHSQAELERQQILQEMKKKTQLLTDSSWIRQRETAAAKEPITLTGSMRRGESLDNLDMPRSSWRTSWTPGSTSSIPDYSRPYSTLSGSTSYGGSQRPVSVTLPTSQSMNSLRQSWSPSSSSTTNHLPDSRTQPSAPSQQQRNRAVSGKKICTFCDTPLGKGAAMVIESLGLCYHLTCFKCIDCKSDLGGSEAGAEVRIRNQQLYCNTCYVRFKSGQPTSM